The proteins below come from a single Oncorhynchus tshawytscha isolate Ot180627B linkage group LG22, Otsh_v2.0, whole genome shotgun sequence genomic window:
- the LOC112221972 gene encoding specifically androgen-regulated gene protein isoform X2, translating into MAKSDTWPGGVAMESLINMDSAGSYDSVSDDSLEYLSVEERACLMFLESTIESLEMEEDSGLSNDEPDPSSLAAEHDHLSMGQTRLEDVSKLQHDDSGRDRKSYLNCRVPTPLLLANGLASIQLKVTGATTHPSVPTAAIEPKAPLVATQPSTPGAVTDLKPQKVITEPTVPEVVTDPKAPKIATVPKTSELSSDIKAPGLATITKVQVLSTEFKTPKTTPSLATSDLPTDDSVDNMPKGVSVDSKPAKCNTKVPSELDLKLIPPPSDFRDDELEEESDPPVPAELRGPLTYSELEQLRRQVSMKRAAPASPGAQEAPPSKPCVDLPVSTQALPYPSDVLPTPIPEALEPKSRPAVAPKPKRLPSNIILKSHKLDSHPSPSPIDRSMIDPQKVRREALRKLGLLKTEDGDSGPVVSSKSRKSWASPPSHSLVTTQTKAPAKIPTPAPVPAITLTPVPAPALTPALVPAPVSVTIPAPPTTPAPVPAQFSDNAKTLPSPATLPSPPKHIPPPIGVKSVTLECSGKGLSSYMASNASLRANQGPKVTLSPGNLRNSRPRPASLGTGKDFVNVQGEASHPQPVHGESHNKLPRSHGISVLICPNSKSGEDRREALKKLGLLGD; encoded by the exons ATGGCGAAGAGTGACACGTGGCCGGGCGGCGTTGCCATGGAATCCTTGATCAATATGGACAGCGCTGGGAGCTATGACAGTGTG agtGATGACAGTCTGGAGTATCTCTCTGTTGAGGAGCGGGCGTGCCTCATGTTTCTGGAGTCCACCATTGAGTCcctggagatggaggaggacagtggcctgtccaatgatgaaccagacccCAGCAGCCTGGCAGCCGAACATGACCACCTCTCTATGGGACAGACTAGACTGGAGG ATGTATCAAAACTCCAGCATGACGACTCAGGAAGAGATCGGAAGTCTTATCTGAACTGCCGAGTGCCTACACCACTTCTTCTGGCAAATGGCCTTGCCAGTATCCAGCTCAAAGTCACAGGGGCAACCACTCATCCCAGTGTCCCAACTGCAGCAATTGAGCCCAAAGCCCCATTAGTAGCAACCCAGCCCAGTACCCCAGGGGCAGTCACTGATCTGAAACCCCAAAAGGTAATCACTGAACCCACAGTCCCAGAAGTAGTCACAGACCCTAAAGCTCCAAAGATAGCAACTGTGCCCAAGACCTCAGAGTTGTCTTCTGACATCAAAGCTCCTGGGTTGGCCACTATCACAAAAGTTCAGGTGCTGTCCACTGAATTTAAAACCCCCAAAACAACCCCTTCATTAGCCACGTCAGATTTACCCACAGATGATTCTGTGGACAACATGCCTAAAGGAGTTTCTGTAGACAGCAAGCCTGCGAAGTGCAACACTAAGGTTCCATCTGAGCTGGATCTGAAGCTGATTCCCCCTCCCTCAGACTTCAGGGATGATGAGCTAGAGGAAGAGAGTGATCCTCCAGTGCCTGCAGAACTCAGAGGTCCTCTGACCTACAGTGAGCTGGAGCAACTACGCAGGCAGGTCTCCATGAAGAGAGCTGCACCAGCCTCCCCTGGAGCCCAAGAGGCACCACCTTCTAAACCCTGTGTTGATCTGCCTGTCAGTACCCAAGCACTACCCTACCCCTCAGATGTCCTACCCACCCCTATTCCTGAGGCCCTGGAACCAAAGAGCCGACCTGCTGTGGCCCCTAAGCCCAAGAGGCTTCCCTCCAACATTATCCTGAAGTCTCACAAGTTAGACAGTCACCCAAGCCCCTCGCCCATTGACAGGTCAATGATTGACCCCCAGAAGGTGCGCAGGGAGGCCCTACGGAAGCTTGGGCTCCTGAAGACTGAAGATGGAGACTCAGGCCCTGTTGTTTCATCCAAATCCAGGAAGTCATGGGCATCCCCTCCTTCTCACAGCCTGGTTACCACCCAGACCAAAGCCCCAGCCAAAATCCCTACCCCAGCTCCTGTCCCAGCCATCACCCTTACCCCAGTTCCTGCCCCAGCACTAACTCCAGCACTAGTCCCAGCCCCAGTTTCAGTGACTATCCCAGCCCCTCCCactaccccagccccagtcccagcccaatTCAGTGACAATGCCAAAACTCTGCCCTCACCGGCTACACTTCCTTCACCACCCAAGCATATTCCCCCTCCCATAGGGGTCAAATCAGTGACTCTGGAGTGCTCCGGCAAGGGCCTGAGCAGCTACATGGCCAGTAATGCCTCCCTCAGGGCCAACCAAGGTCCCAAAGTCACACTGTCCCCTGGCAACCTGCGCAACTCTAGACCCCGCCCCGCCTCCCTAGGAACTGGGAAAGACTTTGTGAATGTTCAGGGTGAGGCCTCCCACCCCCAGCCAGTTCATGGGGAGTCCCATAACAAGCTGCCCCGCTCCCATGGCATCAGTGTGCTCATCTGCCCCAACAGCAAGAGTGGAGAGGACCGACGGGAGGCCCTGAAGAAGCTAGGACTGCTGGGGGACTGA
- the LOC112221972 gene encoding specifically androgen-regulated gene protein isoform X1, producing MAKSDTWPGGVAMESLINMDSAGSYDSVVSMNSGFSDDSLEYLSVEERACLMFLESTIESLEMEEDSGLSNDEPDPSSLAAEHDHLSMGQTRLEDVSKLQHDDSGRDRKSYLNCRVPTPLLLANGLASIQLKVTGATTHPSVPTAAIEPKAPLVATQPSTPGAVTDLKPQKVITEPTVPEVVTDPKAPKIATVPKTSELSSDIKAPGLATITKVQVLSTEFKTPKTTPSLATSDLPTDDSVDNMPKGVSVDSKPAKCNTKVPSELDLKLIPPPSDFRDDELEEESDPPVPAELRGPLTYSELEQLRRQVSMKRAAPASPGAQEAPPSKPCVDLPVSTQALPYPSDVLPTPIPEALEPKSRPAVAPKPKRLPSNIILKSHKLDSHPSPSPIDRSMIDPQKVRREALRKLGLLKTEDGDSGPVVSSKSRKSWASPPSHSLVTTQTKAPAKIPTPAPVPAITLTPVPAPALTPALVPAPVSVTIPAPPTTPAPVPAQFSDNAKTLPSPATLPSPPKHIPPPIGVKSVTLECSGKGLSSYMASNASLRANQGPKVTLSPGNLRNSRPRPASLGTGKDFVNVQGEASHPQPVHGESHNKLPRSHGISVLICPNSKSGEDRREALKKLGLLGD from the exons ATGGCGAAGAGTGACACGTGGCCGGGCGGCGTTGCCATGGAATCCTTGATCAATATGGACAGCGCTGGGAGCTATGACAGTGTGGTCAGCATGAACTCTGGCTTT agtGATGACAGTCTGGAGTATCTCTCTGTTGAGGAGCGGGCGTGCCTCATGTTTCTGGAGTCCACCATTGAGTCcctggagatggaggaggacagtggcctgtccaatgatgaaccagacccCAGCAGCCTGGCAGCCGAACATGACCACCTCTCTATGGGACAGACTAGACTGGAGG ATGTATCAAAACTCCAGCATGACGACTCAGGAAGAGATCGGAAGTCTTATCTGAACTGCCGAGTGCCTACACCACTTCTTCTGGCAAATGGCCTTGCCAGTATCCAGCTCAAAGTCACAGGGGCAACCACTCATCCCAGTGTCCCAACTGCAGCAATTGAGCCCAAAGCCCCATTAGTAGCAACCCAGCCCAGTACCCCAGGGGCAGTCACTGATCTGAAACCCCAAAAGGTAATCACTGAACCCACAGTCCCAGAAGTAGTCACAGACCCTAAAGCTCCAAAGATAGCAACTGTGCCCAAGACCTCAGAGTTGTCTTCTGACATCAAAGCTCCTGGGTTGGCCACTATCACAAAAGTTCAGGTGCTGTCCACTGAATTTAAAACCCCCAAAACAACCCCTTCATTAGCCACGTCAGATTTACCCACAGATGATTCTGTGGACAACATGCCTAAAGGAGTTTCTGTAGACAGCAAGCCTGCGAAGTGCAACACTAAGGTTCCATCTGAGCTGGATCTGAAGCTGATTCCCCCTCCCTCAGACTTCAGGGATGATGAGCTAGAGGAAGAGAGTGATCCTCCAGTGCCTGCAGAACTCAGAGGTCCTCTGACCTACAGTGAGCTGGAGCAACTACGCAGGCAGGTCTCCATGAAGAGAGCTGCACCAGCCTCCCCTGGAGCCCAAGAGGCACCACCTTCTAAACCCTGTGTTGATCTGCCTGTCAGTACCCAAGCACTACCCTACCCCTCAGATGTCCTACCCACCCCTATTCCTGAGGCCCTGGAACCAAAGAGCCGACCTGCTGTGGCCCCTAAGCCCAAGAGGCTTCCCTCCAACATTATCCTGAAGTCTCACAAGTTAGACAGTCACCCAAGCCCCTCGCCCATTGACAGGTCAATGATTGACCCCCAGAAGGTGCGCAGGGAGGCCCTACGGAAGCTTGGGCTCCTGAAGACTGAAGATGGAGACTCAGGCCCTGTTGTTTCATCCAAATCCAGGAAGTCATGGGCATCCCCTCCTTCTCACAGCCTGGTTACCACCCAGACCAAAGCCCCAGCCAAAATCCCTACCCCAGCTCCTGTCCCAGCCATCACCCTTACCCCAGTTCCTGCCCCAGCACTAACTCCAGCACTAGTCCCAGCCCCAGTTTCAGTGACTATCCCAGCCCCTCCCactaccccagccccagtcccagcccaatTCAGTGACAATGCCAAAACTCTGCCCTCACCGGCTACACTTCCTTCACCACCCAAGCATATTCCCCCTCCCATAGGGGTCAAATCAGTGACTCTGGAGTGCTCCGGCAAGGGCCTGAGCAGCTACATGGCCAGTAATGCCTCCCTCAGGGCCAACCAAGGTCCCAAAGTCACACTGTCCCCTGGCAACCTGCGCAACTCTAGACCCCGCCCCGCCTCCCTAGGAACTGGGAAAGACTTTGTGAATGTTCAGGGTGAGGCCTCCCACCCCCAGCCAGTTCATGGGGAGTCCCATAACAAGCTGCCCCGCTCCCATGGCATCAGTGTGCTCATCTGCCCCAACAGCAAGAGTGGAGAGGACCGACGGGAGGCCCTGAAGAAGCTAGGACTGCTGGGGGACTGA
- the LOC112221972 gene encoding specifically androgen-regulated gene protein isoform X3, with protein sequence MCCTAAIVSDDSLEYLSVEERACLMFLESTIESLEMEEDSGLSNDEPDPSSLAAEHDHLSMGQTRLEDVSKLQHDDSGRDRKSYLNCRVPTPLLLANGLASIQLKVTGATTHPSVPTAAIEPKAPLVATQPSTPGAVTDLKPQKVITEPTVPEVVTDPKAPKIATVPKTSELSSDIKAPGLATITKVQVLSTEFKTPKTTPSLATSDLPTDDSVDNMPKGVSVDSKPAKCNTKVPSELDLKLIPPPSDFRDDELEEESDPPVPAELRGPLTYSELEQLRRQVSMKRAAPASPGAQEAPPSKPCVDLPVSTQALPYPSDVLPTPIPEALEPKSRPAVAPKPKRLPSNIILKSHKLDSHPSPSPIDRSMIDPQKVRREALRKLGLLKTEDGDSGPVVSSKSRKSWASPPSHSLVTTQTKAPAKIPTPAPVPAITLTPVPAPALTPALVPAPVSVTIPAPPTTPAPVPAQFSDNAKTLPSPATLPSPPKHIPPPIGVKSVTLECSGKGLSSYMASNASLRANQGPKVTLSPGNLRNSRPRPASLGTGKDFVNVQGEASHPQPVHGESHNKLPRSHGISVLICPNSKSGEDRREALKKLGLLGD encoded by the exons atgtGCTGCACTGCTGCCATTGTG agtGATGACAGTCTGGAGTATCTCTCTGTTGAGGAGCGGGCGTGCCTCATGTTTCTGGAGTCCACCATTGAGTCcctggagatggaggaggacagtggcctgtccaatgatgaaccagacccCAGCAGCCTGGCAGCCGAACATGACCACCTCTCTATGGGACAGACTAGACTGGAGG ATGTATCAAAACTCCAGCATGACGACTCAGGAAGAGATCGGAAGTCTTATCTGAACTGCCGAGTGCCTACACCACTTCTTCTGGCAAATGGCCTTGCCAGTATCCAGCTCAAAGTCACAGGGGCAACCACTCATCCCAGTGTCCCAACTGCAGCAATTGAGCCCAAAGCCCCATTAGTAGCAACCCAGCCCAGTACCCCAGGGGCAGTCACTGATCTGAAACCCCAAAAGGTAATCACTGAACCCACAGTCCCAGAAGTAGTCACAGACCCTAAAGCTCCAAAGATAGCAACTGTGCCCAAGACCTCAGAGTTGTCTTCTGACATCAAAGCTCCTGGGTTGGCCACTATCACAAAAGTTCAGGTGCTGTCCACTGAATTTAAAACCCCCAAAACAACCCCTTCATTAGCCACGTCAGATTTACCCACAGATGATTCTGTGGACAACATGCCTAAAGGAGTTTCTGTAGACAGCAAGCCTGCGAAGTGCAACACTAAGGTTCCATCTGAGCTGGATCTGAAGCTGATTCCCCCTCCCTCAGACTTCAGGGATGATGAGCTAGAGGAAGAGAGTGATCCTCCAGTGCCTGCAGAACTCAGAGGTCCTCTGACCTACAGTGAGCTGGAGCAACTACGCAGGCAGGTCTCCATGAAGAGAGCTGCACCAGCCTCCCCTGGAGCCCAAGAGGCACCACCTTCTAAACCCTGTGTTGATCTGCCTGTCAGTACCCAAGCACTACCCTACCCCTCAGATGTCCTACCCACCCCTATTCCTGAGGCCCTGGAACCAAAGAGCCGACCTGCTGTGGCCCCTAAGCCCAAGAGGCTTCCCTCCAACATTATCCTGAAGTCTCACAAGTTAGACAGTCACCCAAGCCCCTCGCCCATTGACAGGTCAATGATTGACCCCCAGAAGGTGCGCAGGGAGGCCCTACGGAAGCTTGGGCTCCTGAAGACTGAAGATGGAGACTCAGGCCCTGTTGTTTCATCCAAATCCAGGAAGTCATGGGCATCCCCTCCTTCTCACAGCCTGGTTACCACCCAGACCAAAGCCCCAGCCAAAATCCCTACCCCAGCTCCTGTCCCAGCCATCACCCTTACCCCAGTTCCTGCCCCAGCACTAACTCCAGCACTAGTCCCAGCCCCAGTTTCAGTGACTATCCCAGCCCCTCCCactaccccagccccagtcccagcccaatTCAGTGACAATGCCAAAACTCTGCCCTCACCGGCTACACTTCCTTCACCACCCAAGCATATTCCCCCTCCCATAGGGGTCAAATCAGTGACTCTGGAGTGCTCCGGCAAGGGCCTGAGCAGCTACATGGCCAGTAATGCCTCCCTCAGGGCCAACCAAGGTCCCAAAGTCACACTGTCCCCTGGCAACCTGCGCAACTCTAGACCCCGCCCCGCCTCCCTAGGAACTGGGAAAGACTTTGTGAATGTTCAGGGTGAGGCCTCCCACCCCCAGCCAGTTCATGGGGAGTCCCATAACAAGCTGCCCCGCTCCCATGGCATCAGTGTGCTCATCTGCCCCAACAGCAAGAGTGGAGAGGACCGACGGGAGGCCCTGAAGAAGCTAGGACTGCTGGGGGACTGA
- the LOC112221972 gene encoding specifically androgen-regulated gene protein isoform X4: MFLESTIESLEMEEDSGLSNDEPDPSSLAAEHDHLSMGQTRLEDVSKLQHDDSGRDRKSYLNCRVPTPLLLANGLASIQLKVTGATTHPSVPTAAIEPKAPLVATQPSTPGAVTDLKPQKVITEPTVPEVVTDPKAPKIATVPKTSELSSDIKAPGLATITKVQVLSTEFKTPKTTPSLATSDLPTDDSVDNMPKGVSVDSKPAKCNTKVPSELDLKLIPPPSDFRDDELEEESDPPVPAELRGPLTYSELEQLRRQVSMKRAAPASPGAQEAPPSKPCVDLPVSTQALPYPSDVLPTPIPEALEPKSRPAVAPKPKRLPSNIILKSHKLDSHPSPSPIDRSMIDPQKVRREALRKLGLLKTEDGDSGPVVSSKSRKSWASPPSHSLVTTQTKAPAKIPTPAPVPAITLTPVPAPALTPALVPAPVSVTIPAPPTTPAPVPAQFSDNAKTLPSPATLPSPPKHIPPPIGVKSVTLECSGKGLSSYMASNASLRANQGPKVTLSPGNLRNSRPRPASLGTGKDFVNVQGEASHPQPVHGESHNKLPRSHGISVLICPNSKSGEDRREALKKLGLLGD; the protein is encoded by the exons ATGTTTCTGGAGTCCACCATTGAGTCcctggagatggaggaggacagtggcctgtccaatgatgaaccagacccCAGCAGCCTGGCAGCCGAACATGACCACCTCTCTATGGGACAGACTAGACTGGAGG ATGTATCAAAACTCCAGCATGACGACTCAGGAAGAGATCGGAAGTCTTATCTGAACTGCCGAGTGCCTACACCACTTCTTCTGGCAAATGGCCTTGCCAGTATCCAGCTCAAAGTCACAGGGGCAACCACTCATCCCAGTGTCCCAACTGCAGCAATTGAGCCCAAAGCCCCATTAGTAGCAACCCAGCCCAGTACCCCAGGGGCAGTCACTGATCTGAAACCCCAAAAGGTAATCACTGAACCCACAGTCCCAGAAGTAGTCACAGACCCTAAAGCTCCAAAGATAGCAACTGTGCCCAAGACCTCAGAGTTGTCTTCTGACATCAAAGCTCCTGGGTTGGCCACTATCACAAAAGTTCAGGTGCTGTCCACTGAATTTAAAACCCCCAAAACAACCCCTTCATTAGCCACGTCAGATTTACCCACAGATGATTCTGTGGACAACATGCCTAAAGGAGTTTCTGTAGACAGCAAGCCTGCGAAGTGCAACACTAAGGTTCCATCTGAGCTGGATCTGAAGCTGATTCCCCCTCCCTCAGACTTCAGGGATGATGAGCTAGAGGAAGAGAGTGATCCTCCAGTGCCTGCAGAACTCAGAGGTCCTCTGACCTACAGTGAGCTGGAGCAACTACGCAGGCAGGTCTCCATGAAGAGAGCTGCACCAGCCTCCCCTGGAGCCCAAGAGGCACCACCTTCTAAACCCTGTGTTGATCTGCCTGTCAGTACCCAAGCACTACCCTACCCCTCAGATGTCCTACCCACCCCTATTCCTGAGGCCCTGGAACCAAAGAGCCGACCTGCTGTGGCCCCTAAGCCCAAGAGGCTTCCCTCCAACATTATCCTGAAGTCTCACAAGTTAGACAGTCACCCAAGCCCCTCGCCCATTGACAGGTCAATGATTGACCCCCAGAAGGTGCGCAGGGAGGCCCTACGGAAGCTTGGGCTCCTGAAGACTGAAGATGGAGACTCAGGCCCTGTTGTTTCATCCAAATCCAGGAAGTCATGGGCATCCCCTCCTTCTCACAGCCTGGTTACCACCCAGACCAAAGCCCCAGCCAAAATCCCTACCCCAGCTCCTGTCCCAGCCATCACCCTTACCCCAGTTCCTGCCCCAGCACTAACTCCAGCACTAGTCCCAGCCCCAGTTTCAGTGACTATCCCAGCCCCTCCCactaccccagccccagtcccagcccaatTCAGTGACAATGCCAAAACTCTGCCCTCACCGGCTACACTTCCTTCACCACCCAAGCATATTCCCCCTCCCATAGGGGTCAAATCAGTGACTCTGGAGTGCTCCGGCAAGGGCCTGAGCAGCTACATGGCCAGTAATGCCTCCCTCAGGGCCAACCAAGGTCCCAAAGTCACACTGTCCCCTGGCAACCTGCGCAACTCTAGACCCCGCCCCGCCTCCCTAGGAACTGGGAAAGACTTTGTGAATGTTCAGGGTGAGGCCTCCCACCCCCAGCCAGTTCATGGGGAGTCCCATAACAAGCTGCCCCGCTCCCATGGCATCAGTGTGCTCATCTGCCCCAACAGCAAGAGTGGAGAGGACCGACGGGAGGCCCTGAAGAAGCTAGGACTGCTGGGGGACTGA